The Megalobrama amblycephala isolate DHTTF-2021 linkage group LG7, ASM1881202v1, whole genome shotgun sequence genome window below encodes:
- the LOC125272947 gene encoding sodium/potassium-transporting ATPase subunit alpha-1, with product MGLGTGNDKYKLAATSEDGAKTPKKGKRKQKDMDDLKKEVDLDDHKLTLDELHRKYGTDLTRGLSSSRAKEVLARDGPNALTPPPTTPEWVKFCKQLFGGFSTLLWIGAILCFLAYGIQAASEDEPANDNLYLGIVLAAVVIITGCFSYYQEAKSSKIMESFKNLVPQQALVVRDGEKKSINAEEVVAGDLVEVKGGDRIPADLRIISAHGCKVDNSSLTGESEPQTRAPDFSNENPLETRNIAFFSTNCVEGTARGIVINTGDRTVMGRIATLASSLEGGKTPIAKEIEHFIHIITGVAVFLGVSFFILSLILGYGWLEAVIFLIGIIVANVPEGLLATVTVCLTLTAKRMAKKNCLVKNLEAVETLGSTSTICSDKTGTLTQNRMTVAHMWFDNQIHEADTTENQSGASFDKSSATWSALARVAGLCNRAVFLADQSHLPILKRETAGDASESALLKCIELCCGSVTEMREKYTKISEIPFNSTNKYQLSIHKNPNSSESKHLMVMKGAPERILDRCSSILIQGKEQPLDDEMKDSFQNAYVELGGLGERVLGFCHFSLPDDQFPEGFAFDADEVNFPTENLCFVGLISMIDPPRAAVPDAVGKCRSAGIKVIMVTGDHPITAKAIAKGVGIISEGNETVEDIAARLNIPVGEVNPRDAKACVVHGGELKNMSEEELDDILKHHTEIVFARTSPQQKLIIVEGCQRQGAIVAVTGDGVNDSPALKKADIGVAMGIAGSDVSKQAADMILLDDNFASIVTGVEEGRLIFDNLKKSIAYTLTSNIPEISPFLLFIIANIPLPLGTVTILCIDLGTDMVPAISLAYETAESDIMKRQPRNAKTDKLVNERLISMAYGQIGMMQAVAGFFSYFVILAENGFLPSDLIGIRVDWDDKYLNDLEDSYGQQWTYERRKIVEFTCHTAFFASIVIVQWADLIICKTRRNSIVQQGMKNKILIFGLFEETALAAFLSYCPGMDVALRMYPLKPCWWFCAFPYSLLIFVYDEARRYILRRSPGGWVEKETYY from the exons ATGGGGCTTGGC ACGGGGAATGATAAGTACAAATTGGCGGCAACTTCAGAAGATGGAGCCAAAACGCCAAAAAAAGGGAAAAGAAAGCAAAAGGACATGGACGATCTTAAAAAAGAAGTCGATCTG GACGACCACAAGTTGACGCTGGATGAGCTTCACCGCAAATACGGCACTGACCTGACCAGA GGCTTGTCTTCTTCCCGTGCAAAGGAGGTCTTAGCTCGTGATGGGCCAAATGCATTGACCCCACCTCCTACAACTCCAGAATGGGTCAAGTTCTGCAAACAGCTCTTTGGTGGGTTCTCAACGCTGCTGTGGATTGGTGCAATCCTTTGTTTTCTGGCATACGGAATCCAGGCTGCCTCCGAAGACGAACCCGCAAACGACAAT CTTTACCTGGGAATTGTGCTTGCTGCTGTTGTCATAATCACGGGATGCTTCTCATACTACCAAGAAGCCAAGAGCTCTAAGATCATGGAATCTTTTAAGAACCTTGTCCCTCAG CAAGCCTTGGTTGTGCGTGATGGAGAGAAAAAGAGCATCAATGCTGAGGAAGTTGTTGCTGGTGATCTTGTGGAGGTTAAAGGTGGAGACCGAATCCCAGCTGATCTTCGTATCATCTCTGCACATGGATGCAAG GTGGACAACTCTTCCCTCACTGGTGAATCTGAGCCCCAGACTCGTGCTCCTGACTTCTCCAATGAAAATCCCCTGGAAACCAGAAACATTGCATTCTTCTCCACCAACTGTGTTGAAG GTACTGCCAGAGGGATTGTCATCAACACCGGTGACCGTACCGTCATGGGTCGTATCGCCACTCTTGCCTCCAGCCTGGAAGGTGGAAAAACACCAATTGCTAAAGAGATTGAGCACTTCATCCACATCATCACTGGTGTAGCTGTCTTCCTGGGCGTGTCCTTCTTCATTCTTTCTCTGATTCTTGGATATGGGTGGTTGGAAGCTGTCATCTTCCTGATTGGAATCATTGTTGCTAATGTACCTGAAGGTCTCCTTGCAACTGTAACT GTGTGTCTAACTCTGACTGCCAAACGAATGGCAAAGAAGAACTGCCTGGTGAAGAATCTGGAAGCCGTGGAGACTCTTGGCTCGACCTCCACCATCTGCTctgacaagactggaactttgACCCAGAACCGAATGACTGTCGCTCACATGTGGTTTGACAACCAGATTCATGAAGCAGACACCACAGAGAACCAGAGTGGAGCCTCATTTGACAAGAGCTCTGCTACTTGGTCTGCTCTTGCACGTGTTGCTGGCTTGTGCAACCGTGCAGTCTTCCTTGCTGATCAAAGCCATCTCCCAATCCTTAAG CGAGAAACAGCTGGTGATGCCTCAGAGTCTGCCCTGCTGAAGTGTATTGAGCTGTGCTGTGGTTCAGTCACTGAAATGAGAGAGAAGTACACAAAGATTTCTGAAATCCCTTTCAACTCCACCAACAAATATCAG CTCTCAATCCACAAGAATCCCAATTCCTCAGAGTCTAAGCACCTGATGGTGATGAAGGGAGCGCCTGAGAGGATCTTGGATCGATGCTCCTCCATTTTGATTCAAGGAAAAGAGCAGCCTTTGGATGATGAAATGAAAGATTCATTCCAAAATGCTTATGTAGAACTTGGAGGTCTTGGAGAAAGAGTGCTAG GTTTCTGCCACTTTTCGCTCCCTGATGACCAATTTCCTGAGGGTTTTGCATTTGATGCTGATGAAGTGAACTTCCCCACTGAGAAcctgtgttttgttggccttATATCCATGATCGATCCTCCTCGTGCTGCTGTACCTGATGCTGTGGGCAAGTGCAGGAGTGCTGGAATCAAG GTTATCATGGTTACTGGTGACCATCCAATTACTGCTAAAGCTATTGCAAAGGGTGTTGGTATCATCTCTGAAGGCAATGAGACTGTGGAAGACATTGCTGCTCGTTTGAATATCCCAGTTGGAGAAGTTAATCCAAG AGATGCTAAGGCCTGTGTGGTCCATGGTGGAGAACTGAAGAATATGAGTGAAGAAGAGCTGGATGACATCCTGAAACATCATACAGAAATTGTGTTTGCCAGAACTTCTCCACAACAAAAGCTGATCATTGTGGAAGGTTGTCAGCGACAG GGTGCCATTGTAGCCGTAACCGGTGATGGTGTCAATGATTCTCCAGCTCTGAAGAAGGCTGACATTGGTGTAGCTATGGGTATTGCTGGATCTGATGTATCCAAACAGGCTGCTGACATGATTCTTCTGGACGACAACTTTGCCTCAATTGTCACTGGAGTAGAAGAAG GACGTCTGATCTTTGACAACTTGAAGAAGTCCATTGCCTACACCCTGACCAGTAACATCCCTGAGATCTCACCTTTCCTCTTGTTCATCATTGCTAATATTCCTCTACCTTTGGGCACAGTCACCATTCTCTGCATTGACCTGGGCACTGACATG GTTCCTGCTATCTCATTGGCCTACGAAACTGCAGAAAGTGACATCATGAAGAGACAACCCAGAAATGCTAAAACAGATAAACTGGTGAATGAGAGGCTAATCAGTATGGCCTACGGTCAAATCG GTATGATGCAAGCAGTTGCAGGGTTCTTTAGCTACTTTGTAATTCTTGCCGAGAACGGATTCCTGCCCTCCGATTTAATAGGGATTCGAGTCGACTGGGACGATAAGTATCTTAATGACCTGGAAGACAGCTATGGCCAACAATGG ACGTATGAGCGCAGAAAGATTGTGGAGTTCACATGCCACACGGCATTCTTTGCCAGCATTGTGATTGTGCAGTGGGCCGACTTGATCATCTGTAAAACCAGAAGGAATTCCATTGTACAGCAAGGAATGAA AAACAAAATCCTCATCTTTGGACTGTTTGAAGAAACTGCTCTGGCAGCTTTCTTGTCCTACTGTCCAGGCATGGACGTTGCTTTGAGAATGTATCCTCTCAA ACCATGTTGGTGGTTCTGTGCCTTCCCATACTCACTGCTCATCTTCGTCTATGATGAAGCTAGAAGATATATCCTTAGGCGGAGCCCAGGAG GCTGGGTGGAAAAAGAAACATATTACTGA